In one Gemmatimonadetes bacterium SCN 70-22 genomic region, the following are encoded:
- a CDS encoding Flp pilus assembly protein CpaB: MYRYVENAKASNQIATLPVVVAARDIPEGSAIDRLAVTVAQWPAPTVPAGVFANIDSVAGRVSRVTIFKGEAIVPGRLAPDGTSPGLEVKIPPGKRAMSVRINDVSGVGGMIQPNSRVDILLTLNPTEGNSERTAKLFMENMKILAMGAQVQRGDDGRPIQTTVATLEVSPEEAERLAIGASQGQIQLVLRGYGDPDSVDTRGARARDLVDLPPAPRQAPVRRSTAPARRPTTSTQPAQQPAASQPVPQPIAPPPPKPESLSVKVYRGRTASEQKFLKDSLAKRDTNPR, encoded by the coding sequence GTGTATCGGTACGTCGAGAACGCCAAAGCCAGCAACCAGATCGCGACGCTCCCGGTCGTGGTCGCCGCCCGTGACATTCCCGAAGGCTCGGCGATCGATCGCCTGGCCGTCACGGTAGCGCAGTGGCCTGCGCCGACCGTTCCGGCCGGCGTCTTCGCGAACATCGACTCGGTGGCCGGTCGCGTCTCCCGCGTGACGATCTTCAAGGGCGAAGCCATCGTCCCCGGTCGGTTGGCGCCCGATGGGACGTCGCCGGGGCTCGAGGTCAAGATCCCGCCCGGCAAGCGCGCGATGTCGGTGCGCATCAACGACGTCTCCGGCGTCGGCGGGATGATCCAGCCGAACAGCCGTGTCGACATCCTCCTCACGCTCAACCCCACGGAGGGGAACTCGGAGCGCACGGCGAAGCTCTTCATGGAGAACATGAAGATCCTGGCCATGGGGGCCCAGGTGCAACGCGGTGACGACGGGCGCCCGATCCAGACCACGGTCGCCACGCTCGAGGTGTCGCCCGAGGAAGCCGAACGCCTCGCCATCGGTGCCAGCCAAGGGCAGATCCAGCTCGTCCTGCGCGGCTACGGTGACCCGGACTCGGTCGACACTCGCGGCGCTCGGGCGCGTGACCTCGTCGACCTCCCCCCGGCGCCGCGGCAGGCACCCGTACGCCGGTCGACGGCGCCAGCCCGGCGCCCGACGACATCGACGCAGCCCGCGCAGCAGCCGGCCGCGAGCCAGCCAGTCCCTCAGCCGATTGCCCCGCCCCCACCCAAGCCGGAATCGCTGAGCGTCAAGGTCTATCGTGGCCGCACCGCCAGCGAACAGAAGTTCCTGAAGGACTCCTTGGCCAAGCGCGACACCAACCCGCGCTGA